Proteins from one Natrinema salinisoli genomic window:
- a CDS encoding ATP-binding protein, with amino-acid sequence MSSEIYRGNRRFMDLADRTHRRYLEPGDTQSEPPDYNQRVPIGRDKHTGELVEYDVADHDRIGIFGTTGAGKTTLAKAILSRLFKGGVKVLHASDIKNDFHDIDNEPGVSKELIDEAGFAPGEQRTPIPVELFMPRFLYNEYPNNPPYYLTPFTLGFQDISDADLKYLIPTNSTRQKVVLNNVLDAVPPKARSFPHLKQVIDEQEEAPKNVRRALKSNLRSLKQEQILSTRYQKDPLEKLDEQVVVLALENWDRYKRQGLELVEIYVALTLRRLKEQLRDGDLEGPVMVFADEAHAFCPAGDDSISKREFVDLVDLGRAYKVPMMFASQHPAQIPNEENSDRYDVLGSINHFFLAPNLPEKDWKQCLKASGLWRQYGNRDIWRDRFASMDQYEFMYLNKERGTHQVVQPLAPLCAHS; translated from the coding sequence ATGAGTTCCGAGATCTACCGTGGAAACCGCCGGTTCATGGACTTAGCGGACCGGACACACCGCCGTTATCTTGAACCAGGTGACACCCAGTCCGAGCCGCCCGACTACAATCAGCGCGTTCCAATCGGCCGCGACAAACACACCGGTGAACTCGTCGAATACGATGTAGCGGATCACGACCGGATCGGCATCTTCGGTACCACCGGAGCTGGGAAGACCACGTTAGCCAAGGCCATCCTCTCCCGGCTGTTCAAAGGCGGTGTCAAAGTCCTGCACGCATCGGATATCAAGAACGACTTCCACGATATCGATAACGAGCCCGGTGTCTCGAAGGAACTGATCGACGAGGCCGGGTTCGCGCCCGGCGAGCAACGAACCCCGATCCCGGTCGAACTGTTCATGCCGCGATTCCTCTACAACGAGTACCCGAACAATCCACCGTACTACCTGACACCGTTTACCCTGGGATTTCAGGATATCTCCGATGCCGATCTCAAATACCTGATTCCGACGAACTCGACACGGCAGAAGGTCGTCCTGAATAATGTGCTGGACGCAGTACCGCCGAAGGCTCGATCATTTCCACATCTGAAACAGGTGATCGATGAGCAGGAGGAGGCTCCGAAGAACGTGCGGCGGGCGTTGAAAAGCAATCTCAGGTCGCTGAAGCAGGAGCAGATTCTGAGTACGCGGTACCAGAAGGATCCACTGGAGAAGTTGGATGAGCAGGTCGTGGTACTGGCATTAGAGAACTGGGATCGGTACAAGCGGCAGGGGTTGGAACTGGTCGAGATCTACGTCGCGTTGACGCTGCGCCGGTTGAAAGAGCAGCTCCGTGACGGAGACCTCGAGGGGCCGGTGATGGTGTTCGCGGATGAGGCGCACGCGTTCTGCCCGGCCGGAGACGACAGCATCTCGAAACGGGAGTTCGTCGATCTCGTGGACCTGGGCCGGGCGTACAAAGTGCCCATGATGTTTGCTTCACAGCATCCGGCACAGATTCCGAACGAAGAGAACTCGGACCGGTACGACGTCCTCGGATCGATCAACCACTTCTTCCTGGCACCGAACCTGCCAGAGAAAGACTGGAAACAATGTCTGAAAGCGTCCGGGTTGTGGCGGCAGTACGGCAACCGCGATATTTGGCGGGACCGCTTCGCCTCCATGGACCAGTATGAATTCATGTACCTCAACAAGGAACGCGGGACGCATCAGGTAGTGCAGCCGTTGGCACCGCTTTGTGCCCACTCCTGA
- a CDS encoding winged helix-turn-helix domain-containing protein, translated as MADDGVDADPEDGDVDRWETVADLFTAMAHPVRVAILESLVGDEDRPLTEVADAFGYSRSAIQKHVETLERAEAVYRPEESGTTYALTPFGQYLGMLLVRDSGVLHSAMLQADEAEEDAEEEFADVPLGEKAMKKAVAERKWELVGDELEEELAELFPAIDEQD; from the coding sequence ATGGCTGATGACGGGGTGGACGCAGACCCAGAAGACGGCGATGTTGATCGGTGGGAGACGGTCGCTGATCTGTTCACGGCAATGGCGCATCCGGTCCGGGTAGCGATCCTCGAGTCGCTGGTCGGTGATGAGGATCGGCCGTTGACTGAGGTTGCAGACGCATTTGGGTATTCGCGGTCGGCGATCCAGAAGCATGTGGAGACGTTGGAGCGGGCGGAGGCCGTGTACCGGCCGGAGGAATCCGGAACAACGTATGCGTTGACGCCGTTCGGGCAGTACTTGGGAATGCTGCTGGTGCGTGATAGTGGTGTTCTTCACTCTGCGATGCTCCAGGCTGATGAGGCGGAGGAGGACGCGGAAGAGGAGTTCGCGGACGTACCGTTGGGAGAGAAGGCGATGAAGAAGGCGGTGGCCGAGCGGAAATGGGAGTTGGTCGGTGACGAGCTCGAGGAGGAGCTGGCCGAGTTGTTCCCTGCCATTGACGAACAGGACTAG
- a CDS encoding helicase HerA domain-containing protein, whose translation MEQAGIADNDRVQNLLAVAAASPNETVTRQVHRVLQVAASQHSQYPFKTPNVRSLATVPGDCLYELNLGHILNSSSAFTLGENVLTRHMLITGETGAGKTTLIYNLMNELSTPFWAFDLKTDYRHRLQADPALVVLPWDRLQFNPLHPPPSVSPRRWAQVFHEVFGDAYDLLGPSQHYLLPHLLDLYRDYDVLEDTPDPETAFPTMQDLYEYLRKHGETGRITSNYKDRLTSRLRATLAATNHLFDAQTGEPFPELLKEGLDVVFELDGLAADHQDFIMEWLLVWLYTYQAAQQDRGDGLEHVLIMDEGKRAFSVYKERSDAKGLPTIDTVLAKLREFQIGVVVADQEPSKLTDSLLANTHTKVLFRIGDHDQFRRMAESMDLDRRQREFATDLGVGHAVIRSGVDAPVPVDLHDTAITKTVTDTELKSQMQETWTQLIPGSSPVTGSSKQAIEQASFSPEQAGSREKPVEEAVSDNAKELLRDIAHHPFKTHLERYELFSESSPSQGITAKNALEDAGLIREHTTVDESGKRKLLELTDHGRQYLEEQDVDISYRGRGGVVHRYWQHRIRDLFEENGYEARIESDDADVAVKANGGRIAVEVAMRDRDREIQHVADRLDTGFDGVITACRNPNVQTGLQEKLTDSAIPEDRVQLRLFRDFFSHDTLLS comes from the coding sequence GTGGAGCAGGCTGGGATCGCGGACAACGACCGGGTACAGAACCTGTTAGCGGTTGCGGCGGCCTCACCGAACGAGACCGTGACGCGACAGGTTCATCGTGTTCTGCAGGTGGCGGCGTCTCAGCATTCGCAGTATCCGTTCAAGACTCCAAACGTTCGAAGTCTGGCGACGGTGCCCGGTGACTGCCTGTACGAACTCAACCTTGGCCACATCCTCAACTCGTCTTCCGCGTTCACGCTTGGTGAGAACGTTCTCACCCGGCATATGCTCATCACCGGTGAAACCGGCGCCGGCAAGACCACCTTGATCTACAACCTGATGAACGAACTCTCAACCCCGTTCTGGGCGTTCGATCTCAAAACGGATTACCGCCACCGCCTCCAAGCCGATCCTGCTCTCGTTGTCCTCCCCTGGGACAGGCTCCAGTTCAACCCGCTCCATCCGCCGCCCAGCGTTTCGCCGCGACGATGGGCGCAAGTCTTCCACGAAGTATTCGGCGATGCCTACGATCTACTCGGACCGTCACAGCACTACCTACTACCGCATCTGCTTGACCTATATCGCGACTACGATGTCCTCGAGGACACACCAGACCCAGAGACTGCGTTCCCGACGATGCAGGATCTATACGAATACCTGCGAAAGCATGGAGAGACCGGTCGGATCACATCAAATTACAAGGACCGGCTGACCAGTCGGCTCCGTGCTACACTCGCAGCGACCAATCACCTATTCGACGCACAGACCGGTGAACCGTTCCCAGAGCTGCTCAAGGAGGGCCTTGATGTCGTGTTCGAATTGGACGGCTTGGCCGCCGACCACCAGGACTTCATCATGGAGTGGCTGCTGGTATGGCTGTACACGTATCAGGCAGCACAGCAGGACCGTGGTGACGGCCTCGAACACGTCCTTATCATGGACGAAGGTAAACGCGCCTTCAGCGTCTACAAGGAACGATCCGATGCCAAGGGCTTGCCGACGATCGACACGGTACTCGCTAAACTCCGCGAATTCCAGATCGGTGTTGTGGTTGCGGACCAGGAGCCGTCGAAGCTGACAGACTCGTTGCTCGCAAACACGCATACCAAGGTCCTGTTCCGTATCGGGGATCATGACCAGTTCCGGCGGATGGCGGAATCCATGGATCTGGATCGGCGGCAACGTGAGTTTGCGACCGATCTCGGTGTCGGTCATGCCGTGATCCGGAGTGGAGTCGATGCACCCGTCCCAGTTGATCTCCATGATACCGCGATAACGAAGACGGTGACCGATACCGAACTCAAGAGCCAGATGCAGGAGACGTGGACACAGCTTATCCCTGGTTCTTCTCCCGTAACTGGTAGTAGCAAGCAGGCCATCGAACAAGCATCGTTCAGCCCTGAACAGGCTGGTTCCCGCGAGAAACCAGTTGAAGAAGCAGTATCTGATAATGCGAAGGAACTGCTGCGGGATATTGCCCATCATCCATTCAAAACCCACCTTGAGCGGTACGAATTATTCTCTGAATCGAGCCCATCACAGGGGATTACAGCGAAGAATGCGTTAGAAGACGCGGGCCTCATCCGCGAACATACGACGGTGGACGAATCCGGGAAACGGAAGCTACTGGAACTGACGGATCATGGCCGTCAGTACCTCGAGGAACAGGATGTCGATATCTCCTATCGTGGGCGTGGCGGTGTCGTCCATCGATATTGGCAACACCGGATCCGTGACCTGTTTGAAGAGAACGGGTATGAGGCCCGGATCGAATCGGATGATGCGGATGTCGCAGTCAAGGCAAACGGTGGCCGGATTGCGGTCGAAGTAGCAATGCGTGACCGCGACCGGGAGATTCAGCATGTGGCAGATCGCCTTGATACCGGGTTTGATGGTGTGATTACCGCGTGTCGGAATCCGAACGTTCAGACCGGGTTACAGGAGAAACTCACTGATTCAGCCATCCCTGAAGATCGGGTACAGCTTCGGCTGTTCCGTGACTTCTTCAGCCACGATACTCTGCTCTCGTAG
- a CDS encoding CARDB domain-containing protein, producing the protein MLFKEISLIYLYTGKWEGITIRRTRTKLVLVLILLLLFIGAASAQTVGISGSVTTNSPYNYEDSNGATIDVEFSISSDIDVDYDVYVRGFQRATGSHTGDTTQSTTYTESIDIDGGADIPIKVEIYDDTQSYDSDSVAIDFNQPSAPSITVNSAPSDETVSSGGSATKSWDWGVTPDIDHSIDGTTRLDVDGSLAYESVYNGDEGSQSYSHSDSYDGGTYPWEITAEQEYYYDGTQTESTTESGSFTITEESPANFDVTIDSTNSPVTAGNNLEVTGTIHNTGDESDTQTITLSWGGASCDSASISLSGGQSTTETLSCSTGSGDAGDYTAELSSSDNSDSTSITIEPDITFNSFTPSDSATGVSRDTSLATDITEGNGNDVAVTFYWGNDTEIGRVPPSGYTGDGEFTKGLDSDLEYGTTYNWYTVAENEHGGTKTSGTKSFTTESAPPDPANFQVSITGTNSPVTEGETLEVTASIDNTGDESDTQTISLDVLGEACDSTSVSLNGGASTSETLTCGTSDGDAGTHTATVSSSDDSDSTSITVEEYTAPANFSVDITSFDWEVTEGDTATFTADIENTGDESGTQTVELYYEDESTVDDSTSVSLNGGQSTTETFSYTTQDGDAGTRQFTVQSENDSDTVGVTVNAPAEFNVSILSTNDPVTEGEQLVVETQVENVGDEPGEQDVDLEFNTQVVDTAAITLDSGGSTTENLTYTTQSGDAGSQSITVQSEDDTASSTVTVEELRSDEASFALRSPFNGATFEEDNTVTFDVGVTADFAGDVHIVVDGNSAFNDTYNGSGITADYTYSSTFSPDTHTWYAQLVESDGTIHNSSEQGFSVVSSTSNDDSGSTGGLPSSSSDDDDDEEILVRFADTQLSAPYESKIERSFVIENYGRESTTVTLERNDESPGCEYVMIQESVDGDAFGSGGEYTLRPSTDVITDAYVERVAVRIDMPNADTFADTAEDGKLRCGFETSATNGGIEDLTVTVEPGRDVFAVIDEWVSARTDIVLFKERTQCLDVETLLQDGPEACPDDEVLTHRWPTRFTWSVLFLLLLVAGGSWMVRRYY; encoded by the coding sequence GTGTTATTTAAAGAAATTTCACTCATCTATTTATATACTGGTAAGTGGGAGGGGATCACGATACGACGGACACGGACAAAACTCGTACTGGTGCTGATACTGCTTCTGCTGTTTATCGGTGCTGCATCAGCGCAGACGGTTGGTATCTCCGGCTCCGTCACGACGAACAGTCCATACAACTATGAAGACAGTAACGGCGCAACTATCGATGTGGAGTTTTCTATCTCTTCAGACATCGACGTAGACTACGATGTGTATGTACGAGGATTCCAGCGAGCAACTGGCAGCCATACCGGGGACACGACCCAGTCAACAACGTATACGGAAAGCATCGACATTGATGGAGGTGCGGACATCCCAATCAAGGTCGAGATATACGATGATACGCAATCATACGACAGTGACTCGGTGGCAATTGATTTCAACCAGCCTAGTGCGCCGAGCATCACTGTCAACAGTGCACCGAGCGATGAGACGGTGAGTTCCGGTGGGTCTGCTACGAAGTCGTGGGACTGGGGGGTAACACCGGATATTGACCACAGTATAGATGGGACAACCAGGCTTGACGTAGATGGTTCTCTGGCGTACGAAAGCGTATATAACGGTGATGAAGGATCTCAATCGTACAGCCACAGCGATTCCTACGACGGTGGAACCTATCCCTGGGAGATCACCGCAGAACAAGAATACTACTACGACGGCACGCAGACAGAGAGTACCACTGAGTCTGGCAGTTTCACGATCACCGAGGAATCCCCAGCGAACTTCGATGTCACGATCGACAGTACGAACAGTCCCGTCACCGCAGGAAACAATCTCGAGGTTACCGGTACCATCCATAACACTGGCGACGAATCCGATACACAGACAATCACACTTTCCTGGGGCGGTGCAAGCTGTGACAGTGCTAGTATCTCGTTAAGCGGTGGACAGAGTACGACCGAAACGCTGTCCTGTTCAACCGGTAGCGGTGATGCCGGCGATTATACAGCCGAACTCTCCAGCAGTGATAACAGTGACTCCACGTCGATCACGATTGAACCCGATATCACGTTCAATAGTTTCACTCCGTCAGACAGTGCAACGGGCGTCTCGAGAGATACCAGTCTCGCCACAGATATCACCGAGGGGAACGGGAACGATGTCGCGGTCACGTTTTACTGGGGAAACGACACCGAAATCGGGCGAGTACCGCCCTCCGGATACACTGGTGACGGTGAGTTCACCAAAGGTCTTGACAGCGATCTAGAGTACGGAACGACGTATAACTGGTATACGGTGGCGGAGAATGAGCATGGCGGGACGAAAACCAGCGGGACGAAGTCGTTCACCACGGAGAGTGCGCCGCCGGACCCAGCCAATTTTCAGGTCTCTATCACCGGGACAAACAGTCCGGTCACCGAGGGGGAGACACTCGAGGTCACTGCCAGCATCGACAACACAGGCGATGAATCCGACACGCAGACGATCAGCTTGGACGTGTTGGGCGAGGCGTGTGATTCTACGTCCGTCTCGTTGAACGGTGGTGCCTCGACCTCGGAGACCTTGACATGCGGGACGTCCGACGGCGATGCCGGAACACATACCGCAACGGTCTCCAGCAGCGACGACAGTGACAGTACCTCGATAACCGTTGAAGAGTACACTGCACCTGCCAACTTCTCCGTGGACATCACGAGTTTCGACTGGGAGGTAACGGAAGGTGACACAGCCACGTTCACGGCCGATATCGAAAACACCGGTGACGAGTCCGGGACGCAGACCGTGGAACTGTACTACGAAGACGAATCCACGGTCGACGACAGTACATCCGTGTCGCTGAACGGCGGTCAATCCACGACAGAGACCTTTTCGTACACCACGCAGGACGGGGATGCCGGGACACGGCAGTTCACCGTTCAGTCCGAAAACGACAGTGATACCGTCGGCGTCACAGTCAACGCACCGGCCGAGTTCAACGTATCCATCTTATCCACGAATGATCCGGTGACAGAAGGCGAACAGCTTGTTGTCGAAACCCAGGTGGAGAACGTAGGGGACGAACCCGGTGAGCAAGACGTCGACCTCGAGTTCAATACCCAGGTCGTGGACACCGCGGCGATCACGCTTGACAGCGGCGGATCCACGACAGAGAACTTGACGTACACAACACAGTCCGGGGATGCTGGCAGCCAGTCTATCACGGTCCAGTCAGAGGATGACACTGCTTCGTCGACGGTCACCGTTGAGGAACTGAGATCGGATGAAGCCTCGTTCGCGTTACGGAGTCCGTTCAACGGTGCAACCTTCGAAGAAGACAACACCGTCACGTTTGATGTCGGTGTGACCGCTGACTTTGCGGGAGACGTACACATCGTGGTGGACGGGAATAGCGCGTTCAACGACACATACAACGGATCAGGGATAACGGCAGACTATACCTACAGCTCTACGTTCTCCCCGGACACCCACACATGGTACGCCCAACTTGTGGAAAGTGACGGGACCATCCACAATTCGTCCGAACAGGGGTTCTCAGTCGTAAGTAGTACCTCAAATGACGACAGCGGCAGTACCGGTGGTTTACCGTCCTCATCATCAGACGACGATGATGACGAGGAGATCTTGGTCCGGTTCGCCGACACACAGCTTTCCGCACCGTACGAATCCAAGATCGAACGGTCGTTCGTGATCGAGAACTACGGTCGGGAATCTACGACCGTAACACTGGAGCGGAACGATGAGTCTCCCGGCTGTGAGTACGTCATGATCCAGGAGTCGGTAGACGGTGATGCGTTCGGTTCAGGAGGTGAGTACACGTTACGGCCATCAACCGATGTCATCACGGATGCATACGTTGAACGAGTTGCTGTCCGCATCGATATGCCGAACGCCGACACGTTCGCGGATACAGCGGAGGACGGCAAACTGCGGTGCGGGTTTGAGACGAGTGCGACGAACGGCGGTATCGAAGATCTGACCGTCACGGTGGAACCGGGTCGGGATGTGTTCGCTGTGATCGATGAGTGGGTTTCAGCCCGGACGGACATCGTGTTATTTAAAGAACGGACACAATGTTTAGATGTAGAGACATTGCTGCAGGATGGCCCCGAGGCGTGCCCGGACGACGAGGTACTGACGC
- a CDS encoding ThiF family adenylyltransferase produces the protein MVADCTVVPDNKLAAIGETECQISHDYETAFVDECVAHSRHPLIIHSHPFTADAWFSTDDDAVMTGSTWIHALHDRRVLFGVLTQDELRVTEVYGDSSRTSVDTTIVGSWTLDEQDRVEPATAETGQKSVEPGDDDLHDRTRRVYGADTLQELRETHVAVVGCGGIGSELVKGLAGLGVRQVTLIDMDRIEESNLPRIPQATLQDVDQYKAAVMQQWYVRNVPGAETTIITLPVEETAQYLTDLDVDIIVAGLDRIAPRVWLNEYAARHLIPYVDAGSRIDVDDDTRIQVMGTTVQSIVPGTNTGCFECVGRIDREQLRREGLPDGVLETEVDEGYIPESALTPEPAVNYLNAVAAAEAIDQMVRIVTGYKSVTGSVIYDAVSKDLVAADTRQSDQCYTCSRFVGTGDTGSVGDTGIDDNDIEELVDDIAPVPDEQETATQEYVIPETVTSFFAQNSE, from the coding sequence GTGGTCGCGGACTGTACCGTTGTTCCGGACAACAAGTTGGCGGCGATCGGCGAAACCGAATGCCAGATCAGCCACGACTACGAGACTGCATTCGTCGATGAGTGCGTCGCCCACAGCCGGCACCCGTTGATCATCCATAGTCATCCGTTCACCGCTGACGCCTGGTTCTCCACGGACGATGACGCTGTGATGACCGGGAGTACGTGGATACACGCGTTGCACGATCGTCGTGTCCTATTCGGTGTCCTCACTCAAGACGAACTCCGTGTCACCGAGGTCTACGGTGATTCTTCACGGACGTCGGTAGACACTACGATCGTCGGCAGTTGGACGCTCGACGAACAGGATCGGGTGGAACCGGCCACAGCAGAAACCGGACAGAAGTCGGTAGAACCGGGTGATGACGATCTGCATGACCGGACACGCCGCGTCTACGGCGCCGACACGTTACAGGAATTGCGGGAGACGCATGTCGCGGTAGTCGGGTGCGGTGGGATCGGCAGCGAGCTCGTGAAAGGGTTGGCCGGACTCGGCGTTCGGCAGGTGACGCTCATCGATATGGATCGGATCGAGGAAAGCAACCTGCCGCGGATACCGCAGGCCACCCTGCAGGATGTCGATCAGTACAAGGCCGCTGTCATGCAGCAGTGGTACGTCCGAAACGTTCCGGGAGCAGAGACCACGATCATCACGCTCCCGGTCGAGGAGACCGCACAGTACCTGACAGACCTCGATGTGGACATCATCGTCGCCGGACTAGACCGGATAGCGCCACGCGTCTGGCTGAACGAATACGCTGCCCGGCATCTCATCCCGTACGTCGACGCTGGGAGCCGGATCGATGTCGACGACGATACCCGGATACAGGTGATGGGGACTACGGTCCAATCCATCGTTCCGGGGACGAACACCGGTTGCTTCGAGTGTGTGGGCCGGATCGACCGTGAGCAGTTGCGGCGGGAAGGACTGCCAGACGGCGTACTCGAAACCGAAGTTGACGAGGGGTACATCCCTGAATCTGCGTTAACGCCGGAACCGGCCGTGAACTACCTGAATGCGGTCGCGGCGGCCGAAGCCATTGACCAAATGGTCCGTATCGTCACCGGATACAAATCGGTGACCGGGTCCGTGATATACGACGCAGTCTCGAAGGACTTGGTGGCGGCGGACACGCGGCAGAGTGACCAGTGCTATACCTGCAGTCGATTCGTCGGAACTGGCGACACAGGATCGGTTGGAGACACCGGGATTGACGACAACGATATCGAGGAGCTTGTGGATGATATCGCTCCAGTACCCGATGAGCAGGAGACGGCGACACAGGAGTACGTCATTCCCGAGACTGTGACCAGTTTCTTTGCACAGAACAGCGAATAA
- a CDS encoding Cdc6/Cdc18 family protein yields MNGNVFDNQPDNQIFKNIQALDPDRTPAKEEFVERDDEMQEIISILRFIEMGGASNFLVTGPSGVGKTMAVKIILRDLEDYLDGNIRSVYLTDLENELRTLRKLSTHPSINLGYRGTDLNEYYDRLAEKLIAEDLKLILVLDELEKLFLAQSGKSHGNSFLKKLLEARKQVVNADTDGTLLVIGISNNARLGEYMNTKVTSRFGHETVHFPKYDAIELRKILESRCEKAFRPGTIDDGVISKIAAVVAQNGGDAREAIQVLRKAGELALDDGASKVTNGGHVDRARQLIEADKIVDTVRSLSMQSHIVVYAVLSLFEEGQTPITTGDCYSEYREVCAQSDKDPISQRRVRDLITELDMLGVIQATITSQGKYGRTSQIRVNLEERTVNELQEFIEEEYEL; encoded by the coding sequence ATGAACGGCAACGTCTTCGACAACCAACCCGACAACCAGATATTCAAAAACATACAAGCGCTCGACCCAGACCGCACTCCGGCCAAAGAGGAATTCGTCGAACGGGACGATGAAATGCAGGAGATCATCTCCATCCTCCGATTCATCGAGATGGGTGGCGCCAGCAACTTCCTCGTCACCGGCCCCTCCGGTGTCGGTAAAACCATGGCAGTGAAGATCATCCTCCGCGACCTCGAAGACTACCTTGACGGAAACATCCGGTCCGTCTACCTCACCGACCTTGAGAACGAACTACGAACACTGCGGAAACTCTCCACCCACCCATCGATCAACCTCGGATACCGCGGCACCGACCTGAATGAGTATTACGACCGGTTGGCGGAGAAACTGATCGCAGAAGATCTGAAGCTGATCCTCGTCTTGGACGAACTGGAGAAACTGTTCCTCGCCCAGAGCGGGAAGAGCCACGGTAACTCCTTTCTCAAGAAACTGCTTGAAGCTCGAAAACAGGTCGTGAACGCGGATACGGACGGAACACTGCTTGTGATCGGTATCTCGAACAACGCACGGCTGGGTGAATACATGAACACGAAGGTGACCAGCAGGTTCGGGCATGAGACCGTTCATTTTCCCAAGTACGATGCGATAGAGCTCCGGAAGATTCTGGAGTCACGCTGTGAGAAGGCATTCCGGCCCGGTACAATTGATGACGGTGTAATATCCAAGATCGCAGCGGTCGTTGCACAGAACGGTGGAGACGCTCGGGAGGCAATCCAGGTCTTGCGGAAAGCAGGTGAGCTGGCGTTGGACGATGGAGCGTCGAAGGTGACGAACGGTGGGCACGTGGATCGGGCACGGCAACTGATAGAGGCCGACAAGATCGTGGATACGGTCCGGTCGTTGAGTATGCAGTCTCACATAGTGGTCTATGCCGTATTATCGCTGTTCGAAGAGGGGCAGACACCGATCACGACTGGTGACTGTTATTCTGAGTATCGAGAGGTATGTGCACAGTCGGATAAAGATCCGATCTCTCAACGGCGCGTACGCGATCTCATCACCGAACTCGATATGCTTGGTGTGATCCAGGCAACGATCACGTCTCAGGGGAAGTACGGTCGGACAAGCCAGATCAGAGTTAATCTCGAGGAACGGACAGTCAACGAGTTGCAGGAATTTATTGAGGAGGAATATGAGCTGTAG